A genomic region of Conger conger chromosome 6, fConCon1.1, whole genome shotgun sequence contains the following coding sequences:
- the LOC133130786 gene encoding torsin-1A-like gives MAGRERVLSLAICFVSVGLSGAYFGQDVFGRIKRFINCSPNYNPNGLASDLKSSLFGQHLASRVILKAVTGFMEDPNPTKPLVLSLHGSSGTGKNHVAKIIAQNLFKDGAQSSQVHLFTAILDFPHEKHLETYKAQLQQWIRGNVSVCPHSMFIFDEMDKMNPLLFETIKCFMEHYAQVDGVSYRHAMFLFLSHKGGYIITQKAMDFWMAGRKREEIELNSQGLETAIRKHLFNSKKGGFWRSSLIDSNVVDFFIPFLPLEHKHIVMCALAEMATLGHTPDTAIAEKVADDVLYFPSEKMIFASKGCKTLRNRIEYYV, from the exons ATGGCTGGCCGTGAGCGTGTTCTTAGTCTCGCCATTTGTTTCGTCTCAGTAGGACTTAGTGGGGCCTATTTCGGACAGGACGTATTCGGACGAATAAAACGTTTTATTAATTGTTCACCAAATTACAATCCAAATG GTTTGGCCTCTGACTTGAAAAGCTCACTCTTTGGCCAGCACTTGGCCTCTAGGGTGATTCTGAAGGCCGTGACAGGGTTCATGGAGGACCCTAACCCGACTAAACCTTTGGTCCTGTCTCTCCACGGGAGCTCCGGAACAGGGAAGAACCATGTTGCCAAGATTATCGCTCAGAACCTCTTCAAAGACGGTGCCCAGAGCAGCCAGGTGCACCTGTTCACTGCCATACTCGACTTCCCTCATGAAAAACATTTGGAAACCTACAAG GCCCAGCTTCAGCAGTGGATCAGAGGAAATGTGTCAGTTTGTCCTCATTCTATGTTCATCTTTGACGAGATGGACAAGATGAACCCACTTCTTTTTGAGACCATCAAATGCTTCATGGAACACTACGCACAGGTGGATGGAGTGTCCTATAGACACGCCATGTTCCTCTTCCTTAG TCACAAAGGTGGATACATCATAACCCAGAAGGCGATGGATTTCTGGATGGCtggcaggaagagagaggagattgAGCTGAACAGCCAGGGCCTGGAAACGGCCATTAGAAAACACCTTTTCAACAGCAAGAAAG GTGGGTTCTGGCGCTCCAGCCTGATTGACAGCAATGTTGTGGATTTCTTTATCCCTTTCCTGCCTCTGGAGCACAAGCACATAGTCATGTGTGCCCTGGCAGAGATGGCCACTCTCGGACACACGCCTGACACCGCCATCGCTGAGAAAGTCGCTGACGACGTTCTCTACTTTCCCTCAGAAAAAATGATCTTCGCCTCCAAAGGCTGTAAAACTCTCCGAAACAGAATCGAATACTACGTCTAG
- the LOC133130063 gene encoding histone PARylation factor 1, whose protein sequence is MAGRGKRRAKSALQEAETANGKLRKAVPVKECQVPEALRWELLCLYRLPMPEDFYHFWSFCTRLDAQNPCDALRETLGLRLVGPFEIMAEKHRSAKNPNYFLHWRHFYDPPEFQTILIGSRETQHHMGYYRDAPDSLPVFVGENEALKSCSITQMGDNIFAAVLLFLLKKKKEVGGRQGAGPLQAMEAELRSAAEALGVSLEQKSKAMKQRDRKVVAKTFHGAGIVVPVDRNDVGYRELPETDASLRRLCRAIAEARDDEERVKAFGPLQEIITFVQFANDECDYGMGYELGLDLFCYGSPYLYKVVRQLLPLAYSLLKRDLFGQILEAHLSNRSQEPLDQLCP, encoded by the exons ATGGCAGGGCGCGGGAAACGAAGAGCAAAATCTGCATTACAG GAAGCGGAAACAGCCAATGGGAAGCTCAGGAAGGCTGTGCCGGTGAAGGAGTGCCAGGTTCCCGAAGCGTTGCGGTGGGAGCTGTTGTGCTTGTACAGGCTGCCCATGCCTGAGGACTTCTACCACTTCTGGAGCTTCTGCACACGCCTGGATGCACAAAACCCCTGTG ATGCTTTGAGAGAGACCTTGGGCCTGCGGCTGGTTGGTCCGTTTGAAATCATGGCCGAGAAGCATCGGTCTGCCAAGAATCCAAATTACTTCCTGCACTGGAGGCATTTCTATGACCCACCAGAGTTCCAGACTATCCTCATAGGCAGCAGAGAGACCCAGCACCATATGGGCTACTACAG GGATGCTCCTGACAGCCTGCCTGTGTTTGTTGGGGAAAACGAAGCCCTGAAAAGCTGCTCCATCACCCAGATGGGCGACAATATCTTCGCTGCAGTCCT GCTCTTCCttctgaagaagaagaaggaggtggGAGGaaggcagggggcggggccactGCAGGCCATGGAGGCGGAGCTCCGGAGCGCAGCAGAAGCTCTGGGTGTGTCACTGGAGCAGAAGAGCAAAGCCATGAAGCAGCGTGACCGCAAG GTGGTCGCTAAAACATTCCATGGTGCTGGGATCGTGGTTCCCGTGGACAGGAATGATGTTGGCTATCGGGAGCTGCCTGAGACTGACG CGTCTCTCAGGAGGCTGTGCAGGGCCATTGCTGAGGCACGAGATGATGAGGAGCGGGTGAAGGCCTTCGGCCCTCTCCAGGAGATCATCACCTTCGTCCAGTTCGCCAACGACGAGTGTGACTACGGCATGGGCTACGAGCTGGGCCTCGACCTCTTCTGCTATGGCtcgcct tatttgTATAAGGTGGTTAGGCAGCTCCTCCCCCTGGCCTACAGTTTGTTGAAGAGGGATCTGTTTGGGCAGATTCTGGAGGCTCACCTGTCCAACCGCAGTCAGGAGCCACTGGACCAGCTGTGCCCCTGA